CTTTAACCAGATTGGATTTTGTTGTAATGACACCACACTTTCTATTGAAAGTATTGGCAATATAATCAACTACAGCCGGCGTGCTTGTCATACCATTGACCATATCGATATGTAAAAAAGGAAACTTACCATGTTCTATGAGTTTTTCAACTCTACTTTTTACATTTGCAATATTTGCATCCAGTAAAAAAACTACCTCATCCTCGCTCTTTAAAGCTATCTTATATGTCTCTTCATCAGTTATTGCTATAATTATCGGATTGTCTTCCAATTTCAGCTTTAACTCTTCTCTTCTCAGCATTTAATCACCTACTTTTATTTTATAATTTAATTTTAATTTCTAGAAAACGTTTTATCAATTGCTGATTTGAACAGATACTGTTAATGAGTTTGTAGAAATTAGTGTACAATCCAATTTTTATGATATATACGATTTATTATTTGATTATATGTACTCCATTCTAGATTGTCAAGTTGTTATATATTATAAATATGTATTGTCTTCATTATCTTTTGTAAAACTTTGACATAATAATATTTAATTGTATGTGCTTTATGTAAAAATATTTTTTGCTTTTTTCGTCCCTTTTCGACCTGAAAGAATCAATAACACGCAATTTTTTAATTTTTAAAAGTTCAAATACGAACTTATTATCTTGACTAATGAGATGAAGTATTATAATATTATTGATAATTGTTATCATGTGTTAAGAAATTTTTATAATTTAGTTTTTGTACCAAATGTTTTTAATTTACTGATAAAAAATAAATCATAAAAGGAGTTGGTTAAAATAAATTCATCCATAAGAAATAATCATGAAAAAAACATAAAAAACGCTTATAAAAAGAGCATTTCCATCTATGATGAAATATTAGTTGGAAGAAAATGGTGGAGCAAATTATACTTAACTACTTTTTGGGGCGGAATAAGCGATATGGACATAGCCATAGAATTATTAAACAGAATCCCAAAAGATTTTACCGGCAAAATATTAGACATACCCGTTGGCACAGGAGTGTTTACAAGTAATTATTATAAAAATCTTAAAAATGCCATTTTAGTCGGAGTTGATTACAGTTTAGATATGCTTGATAAATGTAGAGAAAACATGAAACATAATTCCGTACTCATAGAGCTATTTCAAGGAGATGTTGGAGCATTAGAATTTGAAGATGCAAGCTTTGATCTTCTAGTATCAATGAACGGATTCCATGCATTCCCCGATAAAGAGAAAGCTTATGATACAGTACTTAGAGTTTTAAAGCCGGGCGGAAGATTTTTAGGTTGTTTCTATATTAAAGACCAATTACGAACAGGTGATTTTATAGTTAATAATTTCCTGGCTCCTAAAGGATGGTTCTCTCCTCCTTTTGAAACAAAAGAAAGTTTACTTAATAGACTAAGCCGCGATTATGAATTAATATGGCATGTGGTAAATGGATCAATAATTAGTTTTGAATGTGTTAAGAAGTAAATTGGAAGTCGTGTGCTGGAGGTAGCGACGAAAAGATGTCGCTTTATGTTTTTTAGGCTCCATCTGACGGCAGTCGAATTCTACTGTTATATTTTGGACTCACGACCAATCCCACACGACTATCCAACTCCACCTGTGAGCTGTCAGCAGTGCTGACTGAGGGAGAGATATAAAAAAAAGGAATTCAAAGAATTCTACTGCTATATTTTGAACTCACGACCAATCCCACACGACTATACAACTCCACCGGTAAGCTATCAACTCAGTTGACTGAGGGAGAGATATAATACGAAGAATTTGAAAAATTCAACCTTTATATTTCAACTTATCTCTTACAACTATTAGACTCACGACCTATCCCACACAACTACCCCATAAAAAAACTTAAAACATCTCTTTTGTTTTATACAACCGGGAATTTTAGTACGATTTCAAAGCCGTTTCCTTTTGTTGACGATGGATCTACTTCTACTTCAATATTTAGCATTTCGGCGTATTTCTTGACCAGATATAGTCCAATTCCAGTTGCGCTTTGTCTGTTTGGATGGGTTCCTGTAAATCCTTTGTCGAAAATAAATGGTAGATCTTGTTTTGGCACGCCGCTTCCATTGTCTTTGATTGAAAGATGAATTTTACTCTCCGGTTCACCAGTCATATAGCTTTTTAGTTTTATTATTCCCTTATCCTGAGATGTGTATTTAACGGCATTACTGATTATCTGAGATAGGATAAATTTCAAGATTTTTTCATCGCTTGTAATTTTAAAAGATATTAATTCATTTTCAATTTTTATGTTTTTCTCTTCAATGATTCCACGAAAATCTTCCAGGCTTTCTATTACGCTGTCTTTTATATCCATCTTAGTAAATTTATAATCCATATGATCAGCTTGAAGTCTTGCATAATAGAGGATACGATCTACATCATTTACTATGGTTTGGCGTACATAATCCATTCTATCATAGACATAATCAGACATTTCGTCCCTTCGATTGTCCAGGACAAGTGTTGCAAGTGATATTGGAGTTTTTATCTCATGAGTCCATGCTTCTATGAATTCCTTGTAATTTATCAAATCCGTTTTAGTTTCTACGATTGTTTTAGATTGCTCTCTAAGTTTATTTGAGATTTGCTTTATTGTTGGATGCCAAGTCTCATTTATTATGTTTAATAATTCACTTTCAGATTTATCTTCAGGATTATTTATAAATAATTGTATCATCCGAATTTTTTGTTTTTCTTTTCTAATTTCAAACCATATTCCAAATATTAATATAATGACAGAAAATAGTATTATTGAAGTGATTACACTCCAAAATCCTCTAGGACTAGTTATCCATGTTATTATAAGCATGAATATATCGGTTAGTATCAGTAGGATTATCCAGTTTTTATCAACAACTATTTTGTTTTTATCACCTGTCATTTTCTTGCACCTCTAGTTTATAACCCTTCCCTCTAATGGTTTTAATTATTTTACTTGCTCCGATATTATTCAAACTCCCTCTAAGCCGCGTCATGTTTACTTGGAGGATGTTTTCATCTACAAACTCTTCCGTGCCCCAAAGTCCTTGAAATATTTTTTCTTTTGTAACCTCGTTAGGATATGATTCCATAAGTATTTTTAGTAGTTTTCCTTCTGTTTCAGATAATATAATATATGAATTCCGGTAAATCAATTTATATGTATCGATATCCAGCACATATTCTCCTACTTGGATCATACTTTTTACCTTACCATAGTTTTGAAGAAGTCGTTCTACTCTTGCGATTAATCTTTCAGGATTGCACGGTTTTGTTAGAAAATCATCTGCACCCAGCCCAAGTGCATGTAATTCATCGGACAGTGTATCTCTGGAGGTAAGTATCAGTATCGGAAAGGACGATCTGGCTTTTAACCATTTACATAATTCAAATCCTGATTTATTGGGCAGGTTAATGTCCAGTATTGCAAGATCCGGTTCGAAACGTAAAATTTCAGTCTCAGGCGCATCAAAGGAAGAGATGCTACCTGTGGTATATCCCTTCCTTTCAAAAATATTGACAAGTTCTTCTCGCAGATAAATATCATCTTCAATAATAATGATTTTACTCAACGATTACACCTCTTTTTATCATTTCCAATTCCCTTATTTCTTTATCACTTGCTCTTTCAACCATATAGATGTATATACACTCTATTATTATAAACGATATTGCCGTAATAGTGATAAATATTATAATCGGTTTAATAGGAGTTCCATAAGGAAGTCTTAGAAAACTTACAAACATCGACCATACTCCGAATATTGTATTAAATATGGCGAGTGTTATTGCAATGCCAAAGAATATCCTAATCTGTGATCTGGCTGATTTACTTAGCTCTACAACGGTCGCTCCCATTTTTAGAAGTGTTATATATCTATGCTTGTCAGTTCTTTGTTGAATCAGGTATTTTATCCCTATAACGGTATTTGCTATAACCATAAATAGTGCACCTAAATAAAGCGTGATATATCCGGCTGTTACTGCGTAAAAAATCTTTCGGCTGGCTCCCCTTAATAAGTCTCCATACACTAAATCCTTACCATCCAGTATTTTATCCATTTTGTCACTTATTTCAAAATAACCTAATTTTTCGACCATATCTTTTTTTAATATTATATTCCAGCAATAAGGTTCATTTGAGTCAGCCCATTTTTTATAATCTTCATCAGTAACAATAAATGATCCCAATAGTGTTAATTCCCTATCTGCAAATAATCTATGATGTCTTACCTTTGGGATAACATCGTATCTTTGACCATCTATAGTTACATATACACCTTTATCTAAACCTAAGTTCATCATTTCTATTATGCCCGCTCTCTCTACGAAAGAAGTATAAAAAGCAACTTGGTTTGATTCCAGTTTTAGCGGATCTTCACCAATAGTTTTAAGTAATTGATTGTATGTCGAGAGTGAAATTACATAGTCTCCGGTTTTGTCTTTAAATCTTTGTAAATAACTTTCGTCCTCTTTGCCAGTGGATATCTTTGAAAATACCTCAGCTGTATTACCCCATGTAAAATCAATGGAATTTTCTCTTTTGCTTAATATTTCACCTTCTAAATCGTAGGTATTCGTTCTCATTTGACTTGCATAAACAGGATAATATTCGCTTACTATGGATTTTGCTTCGTCAGTATTAAGTGCCTCTCTAATATTTTCTTCAGTTCCATAAACAGAATAATCAACTGTTCTTTCCGGTGCTACTACTTGTGATAATACTATGCTAATCCCAAAGGATACACATGCAATTGCGATAAATAATAGTAGTGAAGATATGGCTAGCGCTTTATACTGATGTATTACATGTTCTTGTATCTGTCTTCCTGTAAATGTATACAGACCGGAATTTGAAGAGCTGTTTTTTCTTATATGATGCCCTATTAATTCACCAAGTCCACGGAAGAATAGAAAGGTTCCTGCAATTCCCAGTATTATTATGGGTAGAAATAATGTAAAATTCGTTTTCAACCTGCTAATTCCCAAAAAATACGCAGTTATTAGAACCAATATCCCAATAAATAAATATATTTTGCTACTTTTTCTTTTTGCAGTCTCTTGTCTTTCCGGTGAATCTGAATCCATAAGTTCTTTAGGATCTTTTTGGGTTATCTTAATGCTCAAAATCAACATTGCCATTACTTGAATGATTACAAAGCCGGCTACTGTTCCAAGTATTGCAAAACTAGAAAAAGTTATACTATGTCCAATTATTCCAAAGCCAATTATCTTAGCAGTTACCAAGCTTATTAACTCCGTCAGTAATATTGTTATCGGTAATCCAATTATCAATGATATAATACTATTTACTAAAGTTTCCCCCATTAACATCCCGAACAAGGTAATTCTCTTCATACCATGCATCAAATATAGTCCAAATTCTTTTTTTCTATTGTCCAATTGATAACTATACGCAAAGTAAACGAGGAAGAAAACGAAGAATAGTGAAACTATATATACTATTGGAATTAAGCTTAGTAGTTTCTGTACGGCATCACTTTCAAATTTTCTTAAAAACTTAATCACATCTTGATCACCGAGTGACAATAGAGTGTAGAAAGCAATTATAGCAATTATAAGCGAGCCAAAAAACAAGCCGTTATTCTTGCGGTTTTTAATGACATTACGTCTTATATATTTAAAGAACATTTGCACTTCCACCTCCAAGTTGTGCCATTACAGTTACAATACGCTCGTAAAACTTCTCATTGGTTTCAGTATCAATATTCTTTCTAAGTTCGTGAACCTGCCTTCCATCCTGAATAAAAAGTATCCTGGAGCAGTAACATGCTGCATTTGCGTTATGCGTAACCATCATGATTGTTTTTTGGTTTTGTTTATTTATTGCAGATAGTTTTTCCATAAGTATCCTGGAGTTTTTGCTGTCCAATGCCCCCGTAGGTTCATCAGCCAAAACAATACTCGGATTTGAAATTAGTGCTCTTGCTGCAGCTACTCTTTGCTTCTGTCCACCGGACATCTGCGATGGAAACTTTCGTAATACTTCAACTATATCCAATAGTTTAGCAATTTCTCTAAGTTTATCTTCCGCTTGTAATCCCGTTAAACCATGTAACAAAAGTGGTAATGTGATATTTTCACTTGCAGTTAAATTGTCTAGGAGTTCAAATTCTTGGAAAATATAACCTATTTCATTTCCTCTGTAATCTGCCAACTCACTTCCTTTAAAAGTAGATATATCCTTACCTTCCATAAGAATTTTCCCGGATGTCGGTTTAATCATGGTTGATATACAGTTTAGGAGAGTAGTTTTCCCTGAACCGCTCGGTCCCATGATTCCGAGAAATTCTCCTTCCAGTACATCAAAGCTTATTCCTCTAAGGGCTTCCGTTCTGTTCTCACCTTTACCATAGTTTTTTGTAATATTTTCAACTTGCAAAACTCTTTTCGTGTTCATGTTTTACTCCCCCCTTAATGTACTTTTATTATAACTTGATTAAATGGAGAATAACACTTACAGATGGTGTAAGGTTATGAGGTATTAATGTAAACTGCAAATACAAAAGTCAATTTACTCACACCCGGTTAAATATTGGAGCTTTCTTTTATGATATGAACCTATAATAAACTATTCTGATTCTAGCATTTTTAGAGCCTTTAGCTTTTTCAAATACTCCTTTTCCATCTGCTCTTTTTTGTCTGCACTTATTTCACCGGATAGTTGAGAAATTAAGCTCGATATCTCAATTTCCAATATCATCTTTACCTCCTCATTATTCCTATCTAATTGGTTTGGTTTAACCAGTATAGACTCTTTGTATTGGCTGTAGTTACCGCTGAACTGTTTAATCTTTTTATCTTTTATTATTAGAAGTTCATCTGCTACTTTATCAATAAACCTCACATCATGTGACACGATGAGAACTGTTCCATCATAGTTTACGAGTAGTTCTTCGATTACTTCCATACTGCTAATGTCCAAGTAATTAGTAGGTTCATCCAAGATAAGGAAGTTTATATCTTCCAAGATTATCTTAGCAAAAGAGACTTTTACCCTTTCCCCACCGCTAAGAATACTAAGTCTTTCATGAACCACATCACCTCTTATAAGTAGTCTTGCCAGGATTAATCTTGAAAAATCCATGCCATGGATGTTGTTTTCCATTACATTTTCCAATATCGTCTTGTTCTCATCCAAAATGGACATGGATTGGCTAAAATATCCAAATTTCACACCCTTACTGATCTTTATATTTTCACTATTTAAAATCATGTTAATAAGCGTAGTCTTTCCGCTTCCATTAGGTCCTATCAACGCAACTTTTTTTCCATTATAGATACTGAAACTTGAATCATTAAAGATTTGTACATTGCCGAAATACTTATTAATCCTACTACCTGACACCAAAATCTTTGAATAGGGTTGAGAATTTTCTAAAAGTTTAATCTTTATAGTACTTTCTTCTTTT
The sequence above is a segment of the Peptoniphilaceae bacterium AMB_02 genome. Coding sequences within it:
- a CDS encoding glycerol-3-phosphate responsive antiterminator, giving the protein MLRREELKLKLEDNPIIIAITDEETYKIALKSEDEVVFLLDANIANVKSRVEKLIEHGKFPFLHIDMVNGMTSTPAVVDYIANTFNRKCGVITTKSNLVKVANQLNIRVIHRTFLVDSKSKNILIDNLKNGLDPDAIEIMPAYLPKVIIELKSRFPKLVIIAGGLITERQEGYEILNSGASAISTSCSDLILD
- a CDS encoding class I SAM-dependent methyltransferase; protein product: MVKINSSIRNNHEKNIKNAYKKSISIYDEILVGRKWWSKLYLTTFWGGISDMDIAIELLNRIPKDFTGKILDIPVGTGVFTSNYYKNLKNAILVGVDYSLDMLDKCRENMKHNSVLIELFQGDVGALEFEDASFDLLVSMNGFHAFPDKEKAYDTVLRVLKPGGRFLGCFYIKDQLRTGDFIVNNFLAPKGWFSPPFETKESLLNRLSRDYELIWHVVNGSIISFECVKK
- a CDS encoding HAMP domain-containing sensor histidine kinase, which codes for MTGDKNKIVVDKNWIILLILTDIFMLIITWITSPRGFWSVITSIILFSVIILIFGIWFEIRKEKQKIRMIQLFINNPEDKSESELLNIINETWHPTIKQISNKLREQSKTIVETKTDLINYKEFIEAWTHEIKTPISLATLVLDNRRDEMSDYVYDRMDYVRQTIVNDVDRILYYARLQADHMDYKFTKMDIKDSVIESLEDFRGIIEEKNIKIENELISFKITSDEKILKFILSQIISNAVKYTSQDKGIIKLKSYMTGEPESKIHLSIKDNGSGVPKQDLPFIFDKGFTGTHPNRQSATGIGLYLVKKYAEMLNIEVEVDPSSTKGNGFEIVLKFPVV
- a CDS encoding response regulator transcription factor, with protein sequence MSKIIIIEDDIYLREELVNIFERKGYTTGSISSFDAPETEILRFEPDLAILDINLPNKSGFELCKWLKARSSFPILILTSRDTLSDELHALGLGADDFLTKPCNPERLIARVERLLQNYGKVKSMIQVGEYVLDIDTYKLIYRNSYIILSETEGKLLKILMESYPNEVTKEKIFQGLWGTEEFVDENILQVNMTRLRGSLNNIGASKIIKTIRGKGYKLEVQENDR
- a CDS encoding ABC transporter permease, whose product is MFFKYIRRNVIKNRKNNGLFFGSLIIAIIAFYTLLSLGDQDVIKFLRKFESDAVQKLLSLIPIVYIVSLFFVFFLVYFAYSYQLDNRKKEFGLYLMHGMKRITLFGMLMGETLVNSIISLIIGLPITILLTELISLVTAKIIGFGIIGHSITFSSFAILGTVAGFVIIQVMAMLILSIKITQKDPKELMDSDSPERQETAKRKSSKIYLFIGILVLITAYFLGISRLKTNFTLFLPIIILGIAGTFLFFRGLGELIGHHIRKNSSSNSGLYTFTGRQIQEHVIHQYKALAISSLLLFIAIACVSFGISIVLSQVVAPERTVDYSVYGTEENIREALNTDEAKSIVSEYYPVYASQMRTNTYDLEGEILSKRENSIDFTWGNTAEVFSKISTGKEDESYLQRFKDKTGDYVISLSTYNQLLKTIGEDPLKLESNQVAFYTSFVERAGIIEMMNLGLDKGVYVTIDGQRYDVIPKVRHHRLFADRELTLLGSFIVTDEDYKKWADSNEPYCWNIILKKDMVEKLGYFEISDKMDKILDGKDLVYGDLLRGASRKIFYAVTAGYITLYLGALFMVIANTVIGIKYLIQQRTDKHRYITLLKMGATVVELSKSARSQIRIFFGIAITLAIFNTIFGVWSMFVSFLRLPYGTPIKPIIIFITITAISFIIIECIYIYMVERASDKEIRELEMIKRGVIVE
- a CDS encoding ABC transporter ATP-binding protein — translated: MNTKRVLQVENITKNYGKGENRTEALRGISFDVLEGEFLGIMGPSGSGKTTLLNCISTMIKPTSGKILMEGKDISTFKGSELADYRGNEIGYIFQEFELLDNLTASENITLPLLLHGLTGLQAEDKLREIAKLLDIVEVLRKFPSQMSGGQKQRVAAARALISNPSIVLADEPTGALDSKNSRILMEKLSAINKQNQKTIMMVTHNANAACYCSRILFIQDGRQVHELRKNIDTETNEKFYERIVTVMAQLGGGSANVL
- the abc-f gene encoding ABC-F type ribosomal protection protein, with amino-acid sequence MLLIKINKLKKYFGDRLLLDIDELKVFQGDKIGIVGVNGVGKTTLLEIIIGKMEYDSGNLIVCDKNTKYVSQLGEPMNKTISGEYKSIFQVDNVWKDNMSGGEKTRFKLAEGFQSKPNLLLVDEPTCNLDIDGIDLIIKKFKAFSETILVVSHDRHFLDSVCNKILEIDHGKCKLYNGNYSMYLSLKEAELIRSEFEYNEFIKEKNRLTEVKRNIKEKSGKIRKVPKRMGNSEARLHKMGGQSNKKKMENSAKAIQSRINQLEVKEKPKEESTIKIKLLENSQPYSKILVSGSRINKYFGNVQIFNDSSFSIYNGKKVALIGPNGSGKTTLINMILNSENIKISKGVKFGYFSQSMSILDENKTILENVMENNIHGMDFSRLILARLLIRGDVVHERLSILSGGERVKVSFAKIILEDINFLILDEPTNYLDISSMEVIEELLVNYDGTVLIVSHDVRFIDKVADELLIIKDKKIKQFSGNYSQYKESILVKPNQLDRNNEEVKMILEIEISSLISQLSGEISADKKEQMEKEYLKKLKALKMLESE